From the bacterium genome, the window TTTCCTTCCAAAATAAAGGAGTATGAATCATTATTGACTAGAAATAAAATCTGGCTTAAAAGAACGATGGAGGTTGGGATCATCTCGGCCGAGGAGGCTATTAACTATAGCTTAAGTGGTCCACCCCTTCGTGGTTGTGGAATAGAATGGGATTTACGTAAAGTAGAGCCATATTGCGTTTACGATGAGCTTGAGTTTGATATTCCAACCGGTCGAGGGGTAGGAGATACCTATGATCGGTACTTAGTTCGATTAGAAGAGATGAGGCAAAGTTGTAGAATCATTAAGCAAGCTTTTGAAAAGATGCCGTCAGGTAAACTCATGGCTGAGGAAGCGAAGGTTGTGCCTCCACCAAAGGAGAAGGTAGCTACCCAGATTGAATCTCTTATTCACCATTTCCATATTATGTCTGAGGGTTTTAATCCACCAAGAAGAGAAGTATATCAAAGTATTGAAGCCCCCAAAGGAGAGCTTGGTTTTTATATCATTAGTGATGGTTCGCCAAAACCTTACCGCATGAAGATTCGTGTTCCCTCGTTTGCTAACCTTCAAGCTATTGGAAAGATGTGTGAAAATGGGATGATGATGGCAGATGTGGTGGCGATTATTGGAACATTGGATATTGTCTTAGGAGAGATTGACAGATAAAATGGCAAACATATAGGTAGTCTCTGAAAATAGCTTATTTATGTGGCGATTATTAGAACATTGGATATTGTCTTAGGAGAGATTGACAGATAAAATGGCAAAC encodes:
- the nuoD gene encoding NADH dehydrogenase (quinone) subunit D, giving the protein MAEVQELVVNMGPQHPSTHGVLRLVVQLDGEVVTKITPHLGYLHRGLEKLAENKTYAQFLPVTDRLDYIAAVSNNLAYCLAVEKLLGLEVPRRASYIRVILAELTRIVSHLVWLATHALDLGAFTPFLYCFREREMILDIYEMYCGSRLTTTAFRIGGVPRDLDEDLQKKIEEFIDIFPSKIKEYESLLTRNKIWLKRTMEVGIISAEEAINYSLSGPPLRGCGIEWDLRKVEPYCVYDELEFDIPTGRGVGDTYDRYLVRLEEMRQSCRIIKQAFEKMPSGKLMAEEAKVVPPPKEKVATQIESLIHHFHIMSEGFNPPRREVYQSIEAPKGELGFYIISDGSPKPYRMKIRVPSFANLQAIGKMCENGMMMADVVAIIGTLDIVLGEIDR